A DNA window from Helianthus annuus cultivar XRQ/B chromosome 15, HanXRQr2.0-SUNRISE, whole genome shotgun sequence contains the following coding sequences:
- the LOC110912310 gene encoding probable serine/threonine-protein kinase PIX7, which translates to MGVGQETVKARVLNVDKVKESKKKDEDSDGEETGCWIKFRLFGRCVSSRDKVESSVSGSSTEYAESKSTNDTSTDQPVAPVASSSTTSNRESTTSTPNITQELKIASQLRKFNFVELKSATRNFRPESLLGEGGFGCVFKGWINENGTAPVKAGTGLTVAVKTLNHDGLQGHKEWLAEVNFLGDLLHPNLVKLVGYCIEDDQRLLVYEFMPRGSLENHLFRRSLPLPWAMRMKIALGAAKGLAFLHEEAERPVIYRDFKTSNILLDADYNAKLSDFGLAKDGPEGDKTHVSTRVMGTYGYAAPEYVMTGHLTSKSDVYSFGVVLLEMITGRRSMDKNRPNGEHNLVEWARPYLGERRRFYKLIDPRLEGRFSIRGAQKAAQLATLCLSRDPKARPLMSEVHEALKPLPNLKDMACSSPYFQAMQSERSGSNSSSRNGSKALPVRSLSISNSPFHQNQPYRSPKPVG; encoded by the exons ATGGGGGTGGGTCAAGAAACTGTTAAAGCTAGGGTTTTGAATGTGGATAAAGTGAAGGAAAGCAAGAAGAAAGATGAGGATAGTGATGGTGAAGAAACAGGGTGTTGGATTAAGTTTAGATTGTTTGGAAGGTGTGTATCTTCAAGGGATAAAGTTGAGAGCTCTGTTAGTGGCAGCAGCACTGAATATG CTGAAAGTAAATCAACAAACGATACTAGTACAGACCAACCAGTCGCTCCAGTTGCTTCATCTTCAACTACTAGCAACAGGGAAAGCACTACATCTACTCCAAACATAACCCAAGAACTCAAAATCGCTTCTCAGCTGAGAAAATTTAACTTCGTTGAACTCAAATCAGCAACAAGAAATTTCAGACCCGAGAGTCTACTTGGTGAGGGTGGCTTTGGTTGCGTTTTCAAAGGATGGATCAACGAGAACGGGACCGCACCTGTGAAGGCGGGCACCGGTCTAACCGTTGCTGTCAAGACTCTGAACCATGATGGACTCCAGGGTCACAAAGAATGGCTT GCGGAAGTTAACTTTCTCGGTGACCTTTTACATCCAAATTTGGTTAAATTGGTCGGCTATTGCATTGAGGATGATCAAAGGCTGCTTGTTTACGAGTTTATGCCTCGTGGAAGCCTGGAAAATCATCTTTTCAGAA GGTCACTACCCCTACCTTGGGCTATGAGGATGAAAATTGCACTTGGTGCTGCAAAGGGTCTTGCTTTCCTCCACGAGGAAGCCGAAAGACCAGTCATTTATCGAGATTTTAAAACGTCAAATATATTACTAGATGCG GACTACAATGCAAAACTTTCTGATTTTGGACTTGCGAAAGACGGACCTGAAGGTGATAAGACCCATGTGTCTACTCGAGTGATGGGCACATACGGATATGCTGCTCCTGAGTATGTGATGACCG GACATTTGACATCAAAGAGTGACGTCTACAGCTTCGGGGTGGTGTTACTCGAGATGATCACTGGTCGGAGATCAATGGACAAGAACCGGCCTAACGGTGAGCACAACCTTGTGGAATGGGCCCGACCATATCTCGGGGAAAGGAGAAGGTTCTACAAGCTAATAGACCCGCGTCTGGAAGGTCGGTTCTCAATTAGAGGTGCACAAAAAGCGGCTCAATTGGCTACCCTTTGTCTTAGCCGTGACCCAAAGGCTAGACCGCTCATGAGTGAGGTTCATGAAGCCCTGAAGCCCCTCCCGAACCTCAAGGACATGGCCTGTTCTTCTCCTTACTTTCAGGCAATGCAGTCGGAGCGGTCCGGAAGCAATTCAAGTAGTAGAAATGGGTCCAAAGCGCTGCCAGTGAGGAGTTTATCGATTTCCAACTCTCCTTTTCACCAGAATCAACCTTATCGGTCTCCAAAACCTGTCGGATAG
- the LOC110910194 gene encoding lamin-like protein, with the protein MRRSGGDLWLKIVVMAAMLTFAVCRDPVRHLVGGNDRWKPNVNYTDWSLQQVFYVGDWLYFVYDRNLFNVLEVNETSYGNCSDQGFIFNITRGAGRDVFELTQPKQYYFLSSGGYCYNGMKVSVNVVEFVPAPVPSPPQSGSYMIKGINPLVLLIVIVVWAV; encoded by the exons ATGAGACGATCCGGAGGAGATTTATGGCTGAAGATTGTTGTTATGGCGGCGATGCTAACATTCGCTGTGTGTAGAGATCCGGTGCGTCACCTCGTCGGTGGTAACGATAGGTGGAAACCTAATGTTAATTACACTGATTGGTCACTTCAACAGGTTTTCTACGTCGGCGACTGGCTTT ATTTTGTGTACGATAGGAACTTGTTCAACGTGTTAGAGGTAAACGAAACAAGCTATGGAAACTGCAGTGATCAAGGATTCATCTTCAACATCACGAGAGGCGCAGGACGTGATGTGTTTGAGCTCACTCAACCGAAACAATACTATTTCCTCTCAAGTGGTGGTTATTGCTACAATGGAATGAAAGTTAGCGTCAATGTGGTTGAATTTGTTCCTGCTCCTGTACCTTCCCCGCCCCAAAGTGGTTCCTACATGATTAAAGGAATCAATCCGCTCGTCTTGTTGATAGTGATCGTTGTTTGGGCTGTTTAG